A genomic segment from Nicotiana sylvestris chromosome 1, ASM39365v2, whole genome shotgun sequence encodes:
- the LOC104239310 gene encoding NAC domain-containing protein 30-like produces MEYSQAKCFSRPMGHRFHPTDREVLKYLIGFVRDEPLHSQNELMQVADLYADKEPWQIFEVYDQGNNNNNNTRYFITPQKKEKPTWKRVSRTVGKGTWKPQGKGREVFDDKGRLMGYVKSLKYIPANKSSNNVNGEWLMTEYSLFDRYLAAREIKNKGFVICKIKKKGKPGDKKKGNNIDEVVNDENMRDIEEFINTVLQEDVQVEDNGIRSNGTIAKLDDQENNIIQYVEGDQVRDHVLGLLDSTEDINMEYQVEDDQHATFWASAEDVDLDTINFC; encoded by the exons ATGGAGTATTCTCAGGCTAAGTGTTTTTCTCGCCCGATGGGTCATCGCTTTCATCCGACGGACAGGGAAGTGCTCAAGTATCTAATAGGGTTTGTGAGAGACGAGCCACTTCACTCTCAGAATGAACTCATGCAGGTGGCGGATCTCTACGCCGACAAAGAGCCATGGCAGATTTTCGAAGTTTATGATcagggaaacaacaacaacaacaacactcGTTACTTCATAACGCCGCAGAAGAAAGAGAAGCCAACGTGGAAAAGAGTTTCAAGAACTGTCGGGAAGGGCACTTGGAAGCCTCAAGGCAAAGGCCGAGAGGTGTTTGATGATAAAGGAAGACTCATGGGATACGTGAAAAGTTTGAAGTACATCCCCGCTAACAAATCGTCAAACAATGTGAATGGCGAGTGGTTGATGACAGAGTACTCTTTGTTTGATCGTTATCTGGCTGCTAGGGAGATTAAGAACAAAGGTTTCGTAATTTGTAAGATCAAGAAGAAGGGCAAACCTGGTGACAAGAAAAAAGGAAACAATATTGATGAGGTAGTTAATGATGAGAATATGAGAGATATTGAAGAATTTATCAACACCGTGTTGCAAGAAGATGTTCAAGTTGAAGACAATGGTATAAGGTCGAATGGTACTATAGCAAAGCTGGATGATCAAGAGAATAATATTATCCAATATGTAGAGGGAGATCAAGTTAGAGACCATGTACTTGGTTTGTTGGATTCCACAGAGGATATT AATATGGAATACCAAGTCGAAGACGATCAACATGCTACATTCTGGGCTTCCGCGGAAGATGTCGATCTGGATACTATCAATTTCTGTTAG